The genomic stretch GCAGATATGTCGCTTAAATCAATAAACCCAGAAAGGTAACTATTGATAAGTTTTGAAAGAACCTTGGAAGCCAAGCATATTGGGTAAAGCCCACCACCAGTTAAGGGTTTACTCATCTGAATGGAATCACCAATTGCGAGAACCCTACCACAACCATAAGAACCTATGGGGCCACGTATAATTAAACCACCAAAAAACCTTTCAAAACGTACCTTGGAGAGAAGTCCCTCAAACTCCAATCGCTTCAATAAAGCATTAAATTTAGGCTTGAAATCCATGGAATTCCTAACCATCAAGCCAACAATACATCTATCATCATCTATGGGTATAAACCATGAAAAGTAATCACTGAAATCACGATCAATATATACATGAATAAATTCACTACCAACCCCACCGCGAATTAAAGCTTGAAAACCATAAAAATCATCACCAAAACCCACAAGACCCAAACGTCTAGAGAAAACCCTCCTAGAACCTTCAGCCAATATTATCAGCTTAGAATTAAATTTCAAATCACCCACATAAATGAAACCATTAGGATCAACATTGGAAACAAAACTGTTGAAATGGAATACGTGACCAAGACTACAACATTTATCATACAAATAACGTTCTAAACCAACCCTATCAACCCTTAAAGCCAAAGGCTTACCAAACCAATAAACCTTGTAATCACCAAAATGAATAACCATACCATGATACTCAGCCTCAACAAGACTCCTAGGAACATTAAGCATATTAAAAGTCCTTGGACTAATTATCCCAGCACAATGCATGGGAAAACCCACACTGGAATGCTCTTCAAATATATGTAAATCCCCATCAATCATACTTGAAATATAAAGCCCAGAAAACCCTCCCCCAACAACACATACATCAAAACTCTTCATGAAAAACACTCCACAAAGAAATATGATATCCCAATGTAAATAAGTATTAAATTCTGAAAGAACATCAAGATATATGGATAGCAATGAACCAACATGACAGCGAAATATTCCAAGAAATAGTGAAAGCATTAAGAAATGGGGATAGAGTGGCATTATGCACAATAGTGGAGAAGAGGGGGTCCGGACCTAGAAATATTGGTGCAAAAATGATCGTATATAGGGATGGGAGAACATTTGGAAGCATAGGTGGAGGCAATCTTGAAAGGATAATAGTGGAAGAAGCCTTGAAAGCTATGAATGAAAATGAAAGTAAAACCATAACACTATCACTTGGAGGTGGAGAAGGGATTGAAACAGGTCTAATATGTGGTGGATCAATAAAGGTTTTCATAGACATAATAAATCCAAAACCAAAACTAATAATAGTAGGCTCTGGAAACGTAGCTAAACCATTAGCGGAAATAGCAAACATAGTTGGATTCGAAGTAACAATAGTGGATGACAACCCAAATACAGCCACGAAAGACAGATTCCCCACAGCCAACAAAATAATCATAAATGAAGATCTAGCAAAAGGATTGAATGAAGCAAACTTAGATGAGGAAAGCTTCATAGCAATAGTCCATGGAGATGTAAATAAGGAATATGAAGTACTCAAGAATGTGTTAAAGGGGAAAGCGAGATACATAGGACTACTAGGTAGTAGGAGGAAGGGAGCCGAGTTAAAGAGGAAGCTGATTGAAGAGGGGTTTAAGGAGGGGGATGTTGAAAGAATAAAGGTTCCAATAGGAATAGACATAAATGCGGAAACCCCTGAAGAGATAGCCATAAGCATAATGGCAGAATTGATAATGAATTTGAGGTGTAAAAAGTGATCACAGCAATAATACTCGCAGCAGGAGCTTCAAAGAGATTTGGAAGAAACAAACTCCTAGAAACGATAAATGGGAAGCCAATGATAAAATGGACCGTTGAAGCTGCATTAAATAGCATGGCAAATGAAGTTGTAGTTGTATTGGGATTTGAAGCCGAAAAGGTTGCTGAAGCCATAAAAGACTTGCCATGCAAAAAAGTGATAAATGAAAATTACGAGGAGGGGATGAGTAGCTCAGTTAAATGTGGACTTAGAAATGCCATGGATAAAAGCATGGCAATACTAATAATACCAGGAGACTGCCCACTAATAAGAAGTGAAGACATAAACAAAGTGATAAAGAGGTATATTGAAACCAGAAAACCAATAGTGATAGCCACACATAAAGGTAGAAGAGGACACCCAATAATGATAAGCCGAGAATTATTCGAAGAAGTTATGGGAATAAGTGAAGAAGGGATGGGGTTAAAGGAGGTAATTAAAAGACATGAAATGGAAATAGCATACGCAGAAACGGAAAACGCTGGAGTTATTAGGGACATAGACAACCCAGAAGACTTGAAAGAAGCTCTAAAACTAATGCGAAAGTGAGGAGCTAAAAATGAACCCAAATAAAAATTTCAAGTACACCCCATCTGAAATCGCCATAAAAAGGGTGTTGGAATATATAAAACCAATAGAAGAAGTTGATGAAATACCAATAGATAATGCAGTGAACAGAGTTTTAGCGGAAGATATAGTGGCATATAGTGATATCCCACCATACAACACATCCCACTTCGATGGATATGCAACAAGGTATGAAGACACCATGGAAGCATCATATGAAAAACCAGTAATATTAATCGTAAAGGGGGAAGTTAAACCAAATACGATAGTAAACTATGAAGTTAAAGCTGGAGAAGCATATATGATAAATACGGGCGGATATCTACCAAGGGGGGCAAATACGGTAATACCAAGAGAAGCTGTAAAGGTAATTGATGAAAATAAGATACAAGTTACACGTAAATCAAAACCATTAGAACACGTCATAAAAGCTGGGGAGGACTATAAGAGGGGGGAGACAATATTCAAGAGGGGGAGGATAATAGAACCAAAAGACCTAGACCTAATAGCATACATGAAAATTGAGAAACTTAAAGTCTACAGGAAACCAGTAATATCGATACTTGCAGTGGGGGATGAGTTGATAGCGGAAGGAGGTTCACCCCACACCCTCATGATCTCAAACTTAATAAGGGAATTTGGTGGAGAGCCAGTGGATATGGGGATAGCTAAAGACGACATCAATGATATTTCAAGCAAAATTTGGGATGCATCCATGAAGAGCGATCTAATAGTGACCATTGGAGGATGCTCCGTGGGATTCACAGATCTAGTTGCGGATGCCGTACTATCAATCCCAAATTCACAAATAATAGTTAGGGGGATAAGGAGGGTTCCTGGGAGACAAACGAGCTTCGCAATAGCATATGGGAAGCCCATACTAATGTTGCCAGGATTAATACAATCCATGACCATAGGATTCTACACCCTAGGAGTACCTGCAATAATGAAGCTTAGTAATGTGGATGCCAACTGTAAAAGCATGGTAATAAAAGTTAAAGTTTCAAGGAGGGTTAAAGTGGAAAACATGCTACCCTTTGAGAGAGTACTTTTTGGAAGGATAATTGAGTTGGGGGATATTCCAAAAGTGGAGTTACTAAGTGGTTCATCGATGCTTAGGAGGATGATCATAGAATCCCATGGATTCATAATAGTACCACCATTCAAAAGGGAAGTGTTGGATGGAGAAGTTTTAGAAATGAATCTATTTAAGCCAATAAATCTACAGTAATTGTGGGGATTAAGAATTAGAGAAGTAAGCATAAGCCAATTAAGCATAGAATTAAAAATGAACATAAATGATTTGAAGAGGGAATTGGGAAGCCACGATCTTGAAGATAAAAATGTAAGGATATTCGTGGAAGATTATGTTCCAATAAGACTTCAAGAACTATTTTCAGAATTAAATGATAAATTCAGTTTAAATGTTGTTGAAGCCATAGTTTTCAATGGGAAACTGATAATTATTTGTAAAAGTGGAGGTTTGAGGAAAACCATTCTCGGATTAACTGCTAATCAAGAAAGCCGCACCAATCAATGATCATTGTAGCCATAACTTTCACTGCATTCACAACATTCCTCAAATCAACCCACTCATTATATGCATGCATCTGGGTTATGGTTCCAGGTCCAAAGCATACTGTCGGTATATTCATCTTCATCAAAATCCTCATATCAGTAGCCCCCTCATGCCCCTTAACAATGGGTTTAACACCCAAAGCAGAGGTATAAGCATTAACTATTGTGGAAACTATTGGGTGATCCATGGGAACCTCCACGCCTTCACCAGCATACCCCTCCTGGACAATTTCTGGTGGATTATACTTCAACCATGGATCCAGCATGGAATACTTCAAAATGAAATCCCTCAATTCAGATATGGCATCACCTATACTTTCACCTGGAAGTAAACCCATCCTACCACGCAACTCAGCTTCATCAGGAATAGCACTAGGATAACTTCCAGCATTAAACATTCCAATGAATAAAGCTAAAACCCCCCTATTATCTGGATATAATGGGTGCTTCTTCTCAGAAACTCTAATCTCATAAAGCTTTTTAACAGCATCATAAACCTTATAAGCTTGCTCAATGACGTTTACACCCTCCCAAACCCTAGACATGGAAGCAGTTTTACCCCTAACCTTAATCTTAAACCACATACTACCAGAAACTGCTGGTTGAACCTCCATATCACTAGCTTCAGCATTCACAGCACCATCAGCCACATACCCCCTAAGTAGAGCTGCAAGTGTACCATTACTACTATACTCTTCATCGATTACGTAATGCAAATACACATTCCCGAGTGGGTGAACATCAGCCTCCAAAAGCAATTTGGCAGCCATGGTGTAAGCTGCAACACCACTCTTCATATCAGATGCACCCCTACCATAAATCCTATAACCATCAATAACACCGCCAAACGGGTCAAACTTCCAAGAAGATAAGGGGCCTGGTGGAATGACATCAATATGCCCATTAAATGCGAGAGACCTCCCCCCACCACAACCCTTAACTATCCCAACAAGCATAGGCCTATCCTTATAAGGCAACTTAACCTTCTCAGCCAATGGATGCTTAGAAAGCTCAGCTTCATCTATAAACCACATATCATAACCTAAACCCCAATCCTTAAGCTTAGAGGCTATGAACTCTTGAATCCCCCTCTCCTCACCAGTAACGCTTGGAATCCTAATGAGATCGCGAAGGAAGGATATTATTTCATCCTTACTATTATCAATATGATCCAAAACCTTCCTCAAAACTTTATCACGATCCACAGGAAACACCAAATAACTGTGTTAAAGAGAGAGTAAATAACGCTTACCATTACTCAAAAAGCATTTTATACATAGCCAATACAATAATTGTGTATCGTGAGCAAAAATTATGAGGGCAGCAATACTTAGATCCCCAAGAAACATAACGTTATCTGAAGTGCAAACACCATTAAGTCCAAGGAGCGATGAAGCTATAATAAAAGTGGAGTATGCAGCCATATGTGGAACAGACCTACACCTATATAGAGGTGAAACCCCAGCCAAATATCCAGTAATACTTGGACATGAATATGCAGGGGAAGTTTTAATGGTTGGCCAAGGCGTTAAGGGAATAAAACCTGGAGATAGAGTTATAGGGTCATATATGGCATCATGCGGGAAATGTAGATTCTGCATTCTCGGAAAACCACAACTATGTGAAAGGAGACTCATGTTCGGAATAAATGTAGATGGATCCTTCGCAGAATACATGAGAATACCATTAGCTGAAAGGGTACTCGTAAAAATTCCAGAAGAATTAGATTATAGGGATGCAGTTCTAGTGGCAGATACCTTCCTAACAGCATTAAATGCCGTTGAAAAAGCATTGAAACCGGGGGAAACATTACTGATAACTGGACTTGGAAATATAGGGTTATCCGCAGCCTTAGCGGCAAAGATTATTGGGGCATCAACAATAATAGGAACTGCCAGGAGGGAGAGACCTGCAAAAATAGCCATGGAATTAGGAGTGAAATACGTTTTAAACCCAGACAAGGAGGATGTTGTGAAAAAGGTGATGGATTTAACAGATGGATATGGTGTAGATGCATCAATAGAAGCCAGTGGAGCGCAGAAGAATATGAAAATAGCATTCGAAGCACTAAAACCCGGGGGGAAAATGATTCAAGTGGCAATACCTGCAGAAACGGTAACCATGGACTTAAAGTACATGATTGGATTAGAGAAATCAATAATAGGGGTGCTGAACCCAGGAACACCTCCACACATAGAAAGAGCATTGAAAATCGTTAAAAATGAAATTCACCGTTTAAGAGCCATAGTCACACATGAATACAGCTTAGATGAAGTTGAAAAGGCAATGGAAGTTATGAATAAGAGGATTGGAGACCCAATAAAAATATTGTTGAAGATAAGTTGAAACCAATAGTTATATTCATCCAACAATAGATTATGTATTGGTAATTTAAATGCCAAAGGTATCAATAGTAAAGGTAAATGAACCTATAAACAAGGATAACGTCCATGAAGCTGTAAAGAGAGCAATAAACATGATTGGGGGAATTAATAGGTTCATAAAACCAGGGGAAAGGGTTCTTATAAAACCAAATCTCGTAAGCCCAAGACCTCCACCAGTAACCACAGATCCAAAAGTTGTTAGAGCAATAGCGTTAATGGTTAAAGAAGCTGGAGGAATCCCAATAATAGGGGAATCATGCTCAGCCATGACACACTGGTGGAGGGAGGGGATGGGTACAAAACAGGTTATGGAAGTTTTAGGATACATGAACATGGCAAGGGAGATTGGAGCTGAAATAGTACCATTCGAT from Candidatus Methanomethylicota archaeon encodes the following:
- a CDS encoding NAD(P)/FAD-dependent oxidoreductase, which produces MKSFDVCVVGGGFSGLYISSMIDGDLHIFEEHSSVGFPMHCAGIISPRTFNMLNVPRSLVEAEYHGMVIHFGDYKVYWFGKPLALRVDRVGLERYLYDKCCSLGHVFHFNSFVSNVDPNGFIYVGDLKFNSKLIILAEGSRRVFSRRLGLVGFGDDFYGFQALIRGGVGSEFIHVYIDRDFSDYFSWFIPIDDDRCIVGLMVRNSMDFKPKFNALLKRLEFEGLLSKVRFERFFGGLIIRGPIGSYGCGRVLAIGDSIQMSKPLTGGGLYPICLASKVLSKLINSYLSGFIDLSDISALYKPFFDELSRRFKLSFKLVKLLSKLNYRVLEDFIVGGCRLKLHTNLLSNVDYDEPLYGILEDHAKLVKFFVALLAGLIP
- a CDS encoding XdhC family protein; the encoded protein is MNQHDSEIFQEIVKALRNGDRVALCTIVEKRGSGPRNIGAKMIVYRDGRTFGSIGGGNLERIIVEEALKAMNENESKTITLSLGGGEGIETGLICGGSIKVFIDIINPKPKLIIVGSGNVAKPLAEIANIVGFEVTIVDDNPNTATKDRFPTANKIIINEDLAKGLNEANLDEESFIAIVHGDVNKEYEVLKNVLKGKARYIGLLGSRRKGAELKRKLIEEGFKEGDVERIKVPIGIDINAETPEEIAISIMAELIMNLRCKK
- a CDS encoding nucleotidyltransferase family protein, giving the protein MITAIILAAGASKRFGRNKLLETINGKPMIKWTVEAALNSMANEVVVVLGFEAEKVAEAIKDLPCKKVINENYEEGMSSSVKCGLRNAMDKSMAILIIPGDCPLIRSEDINKVIKRYIETRKPIVIATHKGRRGHPIMISRELFEEVMGISEEGMGLKEVIKRHEMEIAYAETENAGVIRDIDNPEDLKEALKLMRK
- a CDS encoding molybdopterin molybdotransferase MoeA, producing MNPNKNFKYTPSEIAIKRVLEYIKPIEEVDEIPIDNAVNRVLAEDIVAYSDIPPYNTSHFDGYATRYEDTMEASYEKPVILIVKGEVKPNTIVNYEVKAGEAYMINTGGYLPRGANTVIPREAVKVIDENKIQVTRKSKPLEHVIKAGEDYKRGETIFKRGRIIEPKDLDLIAYMKIEKLKVYRKPVISILAVGDELIAEGGSPHTLMISNLIREFGGEPVDMGIAKDDINDISSKIWDASMKSDLIVTIGGCSVGFTDLVADAVLSIPNSQIIVRGIRRVPGRQTSFAIAYGKPILMLPGLIQSMTIGFYTLGVPAIMKLSNVDANCKSMVIKVKVSRRVKVENMLPFERVLFGRIIELGDIPKVELLSGSSMLRRMIIESHGFIIVPPFKREVLDGEVLEMNLFKPINLQ
- a CDS encoding ArgE/DapE family deacylase; translation: MDRDKVLRKVLDHIDNSKDEIISFLRDLIRIPSVTGEERGIQEFIASKLKDWGLGYDMWFIDEAELSKHPLAEKVKLPYKDRPMLVGIVKGCGGGRSLAFNGHIDVIPPGPLSSWKFDPFGGVIDGYRIYGRGASDMKSGVAAYTMAAKLLLEADVHPLGNVYLHYVIDEEYSSNGTLAALLRGYVADGAVNAEASDMEVQPAVSGSMWFKIKVRGKTASMSRVWEGVNVIEQAYKVYDAVKKLYEIRVSEKKHPLYPDNRGVLALFIGMFNAGSYPSAIPDEAELRGRMGLLPGESIGDAISELRDFILKYSMLDPWLKYNPPEIVQEGYAGEGVEVPMDHPIVSTIVNAYTSALGVKPIVKGHEGATDMRILMKMNIPTVCFGPGTITQMHAYNEWVDLRNVVNAVKVMATMIIDWCGFLD
- a CDS encoding alcohol dehydrogenase catalytic domain-containing protein; this translates as MRAAILRSPRNITLSEVQTPLSPRSDEAIIKVEYAAICGTDLHLYRGETPAKYPVILGHEYAGEVLMVGQGVKGIKPGDRVIGSYMASCGKCRFCILGKPQLCERRLMFGINVDGSFAEYMRIPLAERVLVKIPEELDYRDAVLVADTFLTALNAVEKALKPGETLLITGLGNIGLSAALAAKIIGASTIIGTARRERPAKIAMELGVKYVLNPDKEDVVKKVMDLTDGYGVDASIEASGAQKNMKIAFEALKPGGKMIQVAIPAETVTMDLKYMIGLEKSIIGVLNPGTPPHIERALKIVKNEIHRLRAIVTHEYSLDEVEKAMEVMNKRIGDPIKILLKIS